In Juglans regia cultivar Chandler chromosome 13, Walnut 2.0, whole genome shotgun sequence, the following proteins share a genomic window:
- the LOC108990794 gene encoding putative calcium-binding protein CML19 yields the protein MMKAKHDASSSSPPPPLMDEKLNNVKSPKSALGRLRRKLSSRKSTTEKQRSLSGSDFEMTSKFCSELQRVFDYLDVDEDGKISLAELQGCVTTVGGTMSVDEAEETLKSSDLNGDGLLDFEEFQKLMETSGEEEKNDTLKEAFAMYDMEGSGCITPTSLKRMLSRLGDSKSVQDCKAMIRKFDLNGDGVLSFEEFRIMMH from the coding sequence ATGATGAAAGCTAAACACGAtgcatcatcttcttctcctcctcctcctctgatGGATGAGAAGCTTAATAATGTGAAATCTCCGAAATCAGCGCTGGGAAGATTACGTCGCAAGCTGTCTTCGAGAAAGAGTACTACTGAAAAGCAGCGTTCTCTTTCGGGTTCTGATTTCGAGATGACGAGCAAATTCTGCAGCGAGCTCCAAAGGGTGTTCGATTACTTGGACGTGGATGAAGATGGTAAAATATCTCTTGCCGAGTTGCAAGGCTGCGTGACCACAGTGGGGGGCACTATGTCCGTGGATGAGGCGGAAGAAACCCTGAAGTCGTCTGATTTAAACGGGGATGGGCTGCTGGACTTCGAGGAATTCCAGAAGCTAATGGAGACAAGCGGGGAAGAGGAAAAGAATGACACGCTCAAAGAGGCTTTTGCTATGTATGATATGGAGGGGTCCGGCTGCATCACCCCCACGAGCTTGAAGAGAATGCTGAGTCGACTCGGCGATTCCAAGTCCGTTCAGGATTGTAAAGCTATGATCCGAAAGTTTGATCTCAATGGAGATGGCGTTCTCAGCTTTGAAGAGTTCAGAATTATGATGCATTGA